The DNA window GACCAGTTGCCGCGTCATCAACGCGGTGACGGCGCGGCTGATGGTGGATTTGTGGGTCCGGGTGCAATGCGCAATGTATTGGGCGCTGCACGCATCGTCGCGGAAGCCTAGTGTCGCCAGCACCCGCCATTCCGGAATGTCCAGTCCATAGCGCGCGTGATATTCGGTCGACAGCGCGGCCGAAACCTCGGCCGCCAGCCGATTCAGCCGGAACGGCACAAATCGGAACAGGTCGAGCGTGGGGCTTCCTTTGGACGCGTTTTCCTGGCGCGAACCGGCATCCACTTCGCTTGAAAACGCTTTTGGCAAAAACCGCTCCAATGGGAGTTGACGTGGAAACGCCGGAGGCGTTTAGATAGTTGCAGATGCGACTATCTTAAGCCGGGCGCCGTCCCTTGGCCAGAGCAACGTTAAGCGCATGACGCAGCAGTCCAGAGCCCAGTTCGGTTATCGCCGCCACGTCGACCAGGACCGGGCCGGCGCCAATACGGCTGAACACCCTGTTGTGGTGGTCGGCGCCGGGCCGGTCGGGTTGTCGCTTGCGATTGATCTGGCGCAGCGCGGTCAGCCCGTGGTGCTGCTCGACGATGCCGACCGGATCGGCGAGGGTTCGCGCGCGATCTGCTTTTC is part of the Bradyrhizobium erythrophlei genome and encodes:
- a CDS encoding MarR family winged helix-turn-helix transcriptional regulator produces the protein MDAGSRQENASKGSPTLDLFRFVPFRLNRLAAEVSAALSTEYHARYGLDIPEWRVLATLGFRDDACSAQYIAHCTRTHKSTISRAVTALMTRQLVERVENEDDRREFALRMTRKGKALYHELIPLLKRKEQDILSCLSAQERKDFERLLGKIEKGLDLVQTSEEASKTEAY